The bacterium genome includes the window AATAGTCAATGTATGTTTTTGGTTTTCATAAAACTTTCTCATTTTAACATGGCTTCCCTTTTGGTGAATTAGTTTATATTCAAATTTTTCTAATGCTTTGATTACCTGTTCTCCCGAAACCACAGGAAGTCTATCTTGCCGTCGCATACTCATCCTCCATAGTTATAAGCAAAGAGGGATTAGGCGAAAGGTTGTATTCACTCAAATCCTCTCCTTCCAAA containing:
- a CDS encoding type II toxin-antitoxin system HicA family toxin → MRRQDRLPVVSGEQVIKALEKFEYKLIHQKGSHVKMRKFYENQKHTLTIPKH